The following coding sequences are from one Rutidosis leptorrhynchoides isolate AG116_Rl617_1_P2 chromosome 11, CSIRO_AGI_Rlap_v1, whole genome shotgun sequence window:
- the LOC139875365 gene encoding uncharacterized protein, whose amino-acid sequence MIKGAVLNPKKKDSWRWTPGGNGMFTTKALSDMVTSIPIPTNDSNVETLHNKLVPKKFDVFVWRARKLRLLVLVELDKRGIDLHSVRCPLYDDDIETVNHSLIFCKYAFEVWGKVFDWWGRGGIPYITVGDLFLNMGQTTTHVGKTIWQAVVWACSYLIWKNRNQIFFTNKSWNVPVALNEIQVKSFEWIAKRCKDQVIDWHNWINNPQIFV is encoded by the coding sequence ATGATCAAGGGTGCGGTATTAAATCCGAAAAAAAAAGACTCATGGAGGTGGACACCAGGTGGCAATGGGATGTTCACTACAAAAGCTCTTTCGGATATGGTGACTTCGATACCAATACCTACAAATGATTCAAATGTTGAGACTCTTCATAATAAACTTGTCCCAAAAAAGTTTGATGTATTTGTTTGGAGAGCAAGGAAGCTACGACTCCTGGTTTTGGTTGAACTTGACAAAAGAGGGATTGATCTACATTCGGTTCGTTGTCCTCTTTATGACGACGATATTGAGACGGTCAATCACTCgttaatcttttgtaagtatgcTTTTGAGGTTTGGGGCAAAGTTTTCGATTGGTGGGGTCGGGGAGGAATTCCTTATATTACGGTTGGGGATCTCTTTCTTAACATGGGACAAACAACTACTCATGTGGGAAAAACTATTTGGCAAGCGGTAGTGTGGGCATGTTCCTACTTAATTTGGAAGAATCGGAACcaaattttttttacaaataagAGTTGGAATGTGCCAGTAGCGCTTAATGAAATTCAAGTTAAAAGCTTCGAGTGGATCGCGAAGAGATGTAAAGATCAAGTTATCGATTGGCACAATTGGATTAATAATCCACAAATATTCGTTTAG